One segment of Eschrichtius robustus isolate mEscRob2 chromosome 3, mEscRob2.pri, whole genome shotgun sequence DNA contains the following:
- the BTBD19 gene encoding BTB/POZ domain-containing protein 19 isoform X3: METPGLVVHGEAAPFSTALRSLVNNPLYSDVRFVVGQERQEVFAHRCLLACRCNFFQRLLGSEPGPGVPSPVVLSTVPAEAFLAVLEFLYTNSAKLHRHSVSISFPPPLIGSVHILPHTPASLESNMHRYRQKYGYLSQLCLQFVMKVLDVELVCEALQIAVSFGLGPLQDRCVAFIEAHSQETLRTRGFLELSAPALLLLLRSDKLCVDEAELVLAARSWARVGAAVLERPVAEVAAPVVRELRLALLAPAELSALEEQNRREPLIPVEQIVEAWKCHALRRGDAARGAPCRRRRGTLPREHHRFLDLPFK, translated from the exons ATGGAGACCCCAGGACTGGTTGTGCACGGGGAGGCTGCGCCCTTTTCCACAGCACTCCGAAGCCTCGTCAACAACCCCCTATACAG TGATGTTCGCTTTGTGGTCGGTCAAGAACGGCAGGAGGTGTTTGCCCACCGGTGCTTGTTGGCATGTAGATGCAACTTCTTCCAGCGACTTCTGGGCTCAGAGCCGGGCCCCGGAGTGCCTAGCCCTGTGGTGCTGAGCACCGTGCCAGCTGAGGCCTTCCTGGCAGTGCTGGAGTTTCTGTACACCAACAGTGCCAAGCTGCACCGCCACTCTGTGAG CATCTCGTTTCCCCCACCTCTTATAGGCTCAGTTCATATCCTGCCTCACACACCGGCTAGCCTGGAGAGCAACATGCACCGGTACAGACAGAAGTATGGGTATCT TTCCCAGCTGTGCCTGCAGTTTGTGATGAAGGTGCTGGATGTGGAGCTGGTTTGCGAGGCCCTGCAG ATTGCCGTATCCTTTGGCCTGGGACCGCTGCAGGACCGCTGTGTAGCTTTCATAGAGGCCCACAGCCAG GAGACCCTCCGGACCCGTGGTTTCCTGGAGCTGTCGGCACCCGCGTTGCTGCTCCTGCTGCGCAGCGACAAGCTCTGCGTGGACGAGGCCGAGCTGGTCCTGGCAGCCCGGAGCTGGGCGCGCGTGGGCGCG GCGGTGCTGGAGCGGCCTGTGGCCGAGGTGGCGGCCCCGGTGGTGCGGGAGCTGAGACTGGCCTTGCTGGCTCCGGCAGAGCTGAGCGCCCTGGAAGAGCAGAACCGGCGGGAGCCGCTCATCCCG GTGGAACAGATCGTGGAGGCGTGGAAATGCCATGCTCTGCGGAGAGGGGATGCGGCCCGGGGCGCCCCGTGCCGCCGCCGGAGGGGTACCCTGCCCCGGGAGCATCATCGCTTTCTGGACCTGCCCTTTAAGTGA
- the DYNLT4 gene encoding LOW QUALITY PROTEIN: dynein light chain Tctex-type 4 (The sequence of the model RefSeq protein was modified relative to this genomic sequence to represent the inferred CDS: substituted 1 base at 1 genomic stop codon), with product MAGRPAPSRRQEEGTSKDHGLKLXPAWPPGRLPSIDETRPEGSGPASRCGSVLGPTSSFLRCNSLAGPGAGLEGRRPSLGPLPPLGSRVSFSGLPLAAARWAEPSYRTEPAPGERWEAARAQWALEAVLQAGLRDACYSGAEAGRLARELCELVRVRLRELSPPRYELVCSVVLGPRAGQGVRVVSRALWDAARDGLASAAITNTSLFAVATVHGLYCE from the coding sequence ATGGCTGGCAGGCCTGCGCCCTCCAGACGCCAGGAGGAGGGGACTTCCAAAGACCATGGGCTGAAACTATGACCAGCGTGGCCTCCAGGCCGTCTGCCCAGCATCGATGAGACCCGACCAGAGGGCTCGGGCCCGGCCTCCCGCTGTGGCTCCGTGCTAGGTCCGACCTCGTCCTTTTTGCGCTGCAACTCGCTGGCCGGGCCCGGCGCAGGTCTTGAGGGTCGGCGCCCATCCCTGGGCCCCCTGCCCCCTCTAGGCTCGCGGGTCAGCTTCTCTGGCTTACCCCTGGCGGCCGCCCGCTGGGCAGAACCCTCGTACCGCACGGAGCCGGCGCCAGGGGAGCGCTGGGAGGCCGCGCGCGCACAGTGGGCCCTGGAAGCGGTGTTGCAGGCAGGATTGCGCGACGCGTGTTACTCCGGCGCCGAGGCCGGGCGGCTGGCGCGGGAGCTGTGCGAGCTGGTGCGCGTGCGCCTGCGCGAGCTCAGCCCGCCGCGCTACGAACTGGTGTGCAGCGTGGTGCTGGGGCCGCGCGCCGGCCAGGGCGTGCGCGTGGTCAGCCGCGCGCTCTGGGACGCGGCGCGCGACGGGCTGGCCTCGGCCGCCATCACCAACACCTCCCTCTTCGCCGTGGCCACGGTCCACGGGCTCTACTGCGAGTGA
- the PLK3 gene encoding serine/threonine-protein kinase PLK3, whose protein sequence is MEPAAGFLSPRPFPRAAAPPAPPAGPRPPGSPMPGPELEVLAGPLAPDPGRLITDPRSGRTYFKGRLLGKGGFARCYEATDTETGNAYAVKVISQSRITKPHQREKILNEIELHRGLQHRHIVRFSHHFEDADNIYIFLELCSRKSLAHIWKARHTLLEPEVRYYLRQILSGLKYLHQRGILHRDLKLGNFFITENMELKMGDFGLATRLEPPEHRKKTICGTPNYVAPEVLQRQGHGPEADVWSLGCVMYTLLCGSPPFETVDLKETYRCIKQVHYTLPASLSLPARQLLAAILRASPQDRPSIDQILRHNFFTKGYTPYRLPVSSCVTVPDLTPLNPARILFVKVTKSLFGRKKNKNKNHPEERDEVSCLVNSLTRMSIGHQDARPEAPAASGPAPVSLVETAPEDSSPRGTLASSGDGFEEGLTVATVVESALCALRNCLAFMSPAEQNPAPLAQPEPLVWVSKWVDYSNKFGFGYQLSSRRVAVLFNNGTHMALSANKKTVHYDPTSTKHFSFSVGAVPRALQPQLGVLRYFASYMEQRLMKGGDLPSVEEVEVPVPPLLLQWVKTDQALLMLFSDGTIQVNFYGDHTKLILSGWEPLLVTFVARNRSACTYLASHLQQLGCSPDLRQRLRYALRLLRDRCPV, encoded by the exons ATGGAGCCCGCGGCCGGCTTCCTGTCCCCGCGCCCCTTCCCGCGTGCTGCCGCCCCGCCAGCGCCCCCCGCCGGGCCCAGACCTCCTGGGAGTCCCATGCCGGGACCTGAGCTGGAGGTGCTGGCCGGGCCGCTGGCGCCGGACCCTGGGCGCCTCATCACTGACCCGCGCAGTGGCCGCACCTACTTCAAAGGCCGCCTTTTGGGCAAG GGGGGCTTCGCCCGCTGCTACGAGGCCACTGACACAGAGACCGGCAATGCCTACGCGGTCAAAGTCATCTCGCAGAGCCGCATAACCAAGCCGCATCAGCGCGAGAAG ATCCTAAACGAGATTGAGCTGCACCGCGGCCTGCAGCACCGCCACATTGTGCGTTTCTCGCACCACTTTGAGGATGCTGACAACATATACATTTTCCTGGAGCTCTGCAGCCGAAAG TCCCTGGCCCACATCTGGAAGGCCCGGCACACCCTGTTGGAGCCAGAAGTGCGCTACTACCTTCGGCAGATCCTTTCTGGACTCAAGTACTTGCACCAGCGGGGCATCTTGCACCGGGACCTCAAGCTGG GAAATTTTTTTATCACTGAGAACATGGAACTGAAGATGGGGGATTTTGGGCTGGCAACCCGGTTGGAGCCCCCAGAGCATAGGAAGAA GACCATCTGTGGCACCCCCAACTATGTGGCCCCAGAAGTGCTGCAGAGACAGGGCCACGGCCCTGAGGCAGATGTGTGGTCCCTGGGCTGTGTCAT gtacacactgctatgtGGGAGCCCCCCCTTTGAGACAGTTGACCTGAAGGAGACATACCGCTGCATCAAACAGGTTCACTACACATTGCCTGCCAGCCTCTCACTGCCTGCCCGGCAGCTCCTGGCCGCCATCCTTCGAGCCTCACCCCAAGACCGCCCCTCAATTGACCAGATCCtgcgccacaacttctttaccaag GGCTACACCCCCTACCGGCTCCCTGTCAGCAGCTGTGTGACAGTCCCAGACCTGACACCCCTTAACCCAGCTAGGATTCTGTTTGTCAAAGTTACCAAGAGCCTATTTGGGAGGAAGAAGAATAAGA ATAAGAACCATCCCGAGGAGCGGGACGAAGTCTCCTGTTTGGTGAACAGCCTCACTCGGATGTCCATTGGCCATCAGGATGCCAGGCCCGAG GCTCCGGCAGCTTCAGGTCCAGCCCCCGTCAGCCTGGTAGAGACAGCACCTGAAGACAGTTCACCCCGTGGGACACTGGCGAGCAGTGGAGATG GGTTCGAAGAAGGTCTGACTGTGGCCACAGTGGTGGAGTCAGCCCTCTGTGCTCTGAGAAACTGCCTGGCCTTCATGTCCCCAG CTGAACAGAACCCCGCTCCCCTGGCCCAGCCAGAGCCTCTGGTGTGGGTCAGCAAGTGGGTCGACTATTCCAACAAGTTTGGCTTTGGGTATCAACTGTCCAGCCGCCGTGTGGCTGTGCTCTTCAACAATGGCACACACATGGCCCTGTCAGCCAACAAAAA GACTGTGCACTACGACCCCACCAGCACCAAGCACTTCTCCTTCTCTGTGGGTGCTGTGCCTCGGGCCCTGCAGCCTCAGCTGGGTGTCCTGAGGTATTTCGCCTCCTACATGGAGCAGCGCCTCATGAAG GGTGGAGATCTGCCCAGTGTGGAAGAGGTGGAGGTGCCTGTCCCCCCACTCCTGCTACAGTGGGTCAAGACTGATCAGGCCCTACTCATGCTCTTTAGTGATGGCACCATCCAG GTGAACTTCTATGGAGACCACACCAAGCTGATCCTCAGTGGCTGGGAGCCCCTCCTTGTGACTTTTGTGGCCCGCAATCGCAGTGCTTGTACTTACCTCGCTTCCCACCTTCAGCAGCTGGGCTGCTCCCCAGACCTGAGGCAGCGGCTCCGCTATGCTCTGCGCCTGCTCCGGGACCGCTGCCCAGTCTAG
- the BTBD19 gene encoding BTB/POZ domain-containing protein 19 isoform X2 encodes METPGLVVHGEAAPFSTALRSLVNNPLYSDVRFVVGQERQEVFAHRCLLACRCNFFQRLLGSEPGPGVPSPVVLSTVPAEAFLAVLEFLYTNSAKLHRHSVLEVLTAAVEYGLEELRELCLQFVMKVLDVELVCEALQIAVSFGLGPLQDRCVAFIEAHSQETLRTRGFLELSAPALLLLLRSDKLCVDEAELVLAARSWARVGAAVLERPVAEVAAPVVRELRLALLAPAELSALEEQNRREPLIPVEQIVEAWKCHALRRGDAARGAPCRRRRGTLPREHHRFLDLPFK; translated from the exons ATGGAGACCCCAGGACTGGTTGTGCACGGGGAGGCTGCGCCCTTTTCCACAGCACTCCGAAGCCTCGTCAACAACCCCCTATACAG TGATGTTCGCTTTGTGGTCGGTCAAGAACGGCAGGAGGTGTTTGCCCACCGGTGCTTGTTGGCATGTAGATGCAACTTCTTCCAGCGACTTCTGGGCTCAGAGCCGGGCCCCGGAGTGCCTAGCCCTGTGGTGCTGAGCACCGTGCCAGCTGAGGCCTTCCTGGCAGTGCTGGAGTTTCTGTACACCAACAGTGCCAAGCTGCACCGCCACTCT GTGCTGGAGGTGCTGACGGCGGCTGTGGAGTATGGGCTGGAGGAACTGCGAGAG CTGTGCCTGCAGTTTGTGATGAAGGTGCTGGATGTGGAGCTGGTTTGCGAGGCCCTGCAG ATTGCCGTATCCTTTGGCCTGGGACCGCTGCAGGACCGCTGTGTAGCTTTCATAGAGGCCCACAGCCAG GAGACCCTCCGGACCCGTGGTTTCCTGGAGCTGTCGGCACCCGCGTTGCTGCTCCTGCTGCGCAGCGACAAGCTCTGCGTGGACGAGGCCGAGCTGGTCCTGGCAGCCCGGAGCTGGGCGCGCGTGGGCGCG GCGGTGCTGGAGCGGCCTGTGGCCGAGGTGGCGGCCCCGGTGGTGCGGGAGCTGAGACTGGCCTTGCTGGCTCCGGCAGAGCTGAGCGCCCTGGAAGAGCAGAACCGGCGGGAGCCGCTCATCCCG GTGGAACAGATCGTGGAGGCGTGGAAATGCCATGCTCTGCGGAGAGGGGATGCGGCCCGGGGCGCCCCGTGCCGCCGCCGGAGGGGTACCCTGCCCCGGGAGCATCATCGCTTTCTGGACCTGCCCTTTAAGTGA
- the BTBD19 gene encoding BTB/POZ domain-containing protein 19 isoform X1, with product METPGLVVHGEAAPFSTALRSLVNNPLYSDVRFVVGQERQEVFAHRCLLACRCNFFQRLLGSEPGPGVPSPVVLSTVPAEAFLAVLEFLYTNSAKLHRHSAQFISCLTHRLAWRATCTGTDRTVPAVCDEGAGCGAGLRGPADCRILWPGTAAGPLCSFHRGPQPGDPPDPWFPGAVGTRVAAPAAQRQALRGRGRAGPGSPELGARGRGGAGAACGRGGGPGGAGAETGLAGSGRAERPGRAEPAGAAHPGGTDRGGVEMPCSAERGCGPGRPVPPPEGYPAPGASSLSGPAL from the exons ATGGAGACCCCAGGACTGGTTGTGCACGGGGAGGCTGCGCCCTTTTCCACAGCACTCCGAAGCCTCGTCAACAACCCCCTATACAG TGATGTTCGCTTTGTGGTCGGTCAAGAACGGCAGGAGGTGTTTGCCCACCGGTGCTTGTTGGCATGTAGATGCAACTTCTTCCAGCGACTTCTGGGCTCAGAGCCGGGCCCCGGAGTGCCTAGCCCTGTGGTGCTGAGCACCGTGCCAGCTGAGGCCTTCCTGGCAGTGCTGGAGTTTCTGTACACCAACAGTGCCAAGCTGCACCGCCACTCT GCTCAGTTCATATCCTGCCTCACACACCGGCTAGCCTGGAGAGCAACATGCACCGGTACAGACAGAA CTGTGCCTGCAGTTTGTGATGAAGGTGCTGGATGTGGAGCTGGTTTGCGAGGCCCTGCAG ATTGCCGTATCCTTTGGCCTGGGACCGCTGCAGGACCGCTGTGTAGCTTTCATAGAGGCCCACAGCCAG GAGACCCTCCGGACCCGTGGTTTCCTGGAGCTGTCGGCACCCGCGTTGCTGCTCCTGCTGCGCAGCGACAAGCTCTGCGTGGACGAGGCCGAGCTGGTCCTGGCAGCCCGGAGCTGGGCGCGCGTGGGCGCG GCGGTGCTGGAGCGGCCTGTGGCCGAGGTGGCGGCCCCGGTGGTGCGGGAGCTGAGACTGGCCTTGCTGGCTCCGGCAGAGCTGAGCGCCCTGGAAGAGCAGAACCGGCGGGAGCCGCTCATCCCG GTGGAACAGATCGTGGAGGCGTGGAAATGCCATGCTCTGCGGAGAGGGGATGCGGCCCGGGGCGCCCCGTGCCGCCGCCGGAGGGGTACCCTGCCCCGGGAGCATCATCGCTTTCTGGACCTGCCCTTTAA